cagtctctcctcctcctctggggtggagtgggggggtcaGTCTGTGCTCCTCCCCCggggtggagtgtggggggggtcagtctGTGCTCcttccgggggtgggggggtctatCTGTGCCATTTTCCTGGGAAGTGGGGGTGCTCCTTCCCCAGGGGGAGCCCGGTCCATGCCTTTTCCTCCTGATGGCTGCAGCTCCAGGCTCATGGCCTTTTTATTCCTGCAGCCGCCCGTGGGGGTCCCGGGTTCCCAGCCGCTGCTGCCCAACAGCATGGACCCCAGCACGAGATCGCAGGGTGAGTCATGCTGCCCGCGGGGCCCCTCCCCGCCACGGGGTCTCCGGTCTGCGGCCCCCTCTCCTCAGCCATCTCAGGCCCTGTGGGCCCCCAACTCTGGGGCACCAGCGGGACATGAGTGGGTCAGCCATCAGGGAGGAGACCTGggccctggctgggagcagcccctCCCCCGGGGGGGACCCTTCACTGCGAAGAGACAGGAGCCCCCAGGAGGGGAGCGGAAGCCCCTCACAGCCGAGCCCAGGAGCAGCCCCCCCAGTTTCTGTGGGGAAGGATGAGGCCTTGCGCTGGGAGGGCACCTTGGGATTATGACCCCTCACTGGGCATCCCCTCTCAGTGCTGGGGACTCCATGGGGGGGCAGAAGTGGGGTTGAGGGAGGTCAGGGGAGCAGAGCTCTGGGAGTGGAGGGTTGGGGGTTCAGGGAGCCATGCCCCAGAAGTGGGAGATTggaggagcagagctgtgggAGTGGAGGGTTGGGGGGTTCAGGGAGCCATGTCCCGGAAGTGAGGGGTTGAAGGAGATTGGAGGAGCAGAGCTCTGggagttgggggttggggggttcAGGGAGCCATGCCCTGGAAGTAGGAGGTTGAGGGAGGTGGGGGATCAGAGCTCTGagtgtggggagttggggggtTCAGGGAGCCATGCCCCAGAAGTTGGGGTTCAGGGGTGTTTGTGCCCTGCTGCCTTGtacaccttcccctctccctttgcACAGGGCATCCGAATATGGGGGGCCCGATGCAGCGGATGAACCCCCCGCGAGGCATGGCGGGGATGGCTCCTCAGGTGGGTGTCTCTCAGGGTGCCTTTTATCTTTCCCCTCTGCGGGGTCCTGGCACAGCCCTGCTGTGCAGCGCTGTGATCTGGGAGCGCTGGGAACTGCTGCTGGACCCACAGCAACatcccagaggggaggggaggggaggggaggagatggggcagcatgggcacaggtctgggagccaggacgcctgggttctctctctggctctgggaggggagtggtgtcacGGAGTTCCAGGGCGATGCTTTGGAATtgttccccacaaagccagtcaggaatttggggagcctcctttcccttggagcagactgtctccagggcaagaagctcacacggcttcacctcctgggtctctccttggagcattcagcatcctctgcccctccgtgtgcttcccacatcaagcctgccccagcggggtcctggggaagccatagggtcctgcacccccacttcgcagtcagacgtgactctcacccagccagtaacacagaggtttattcgatgacaggaacagggtctaaaacagagcttgtaggtacagagaaccggacccctcggccaggtccattctggggggcagtgagccagacccccacgtctgcatttcactcctcgtccccaccagctccagactaataaccccctccagcccctcctctctgctccgtTCCTTTCCccggggccaggaggtcacctgatccctttgtctccaacaccttcagttggcacctttgcaggggaggggcccaggccatcagttgctaggagacagagtgccaggcatttaggggcactggccctttgctctgcagcaatcacacccttattccaccacctagatactgaagaactgcataggggacactgaggcaccaacacagtattctgAGAAAACACAAGTGgatgtgcagggaggggctggagccaggactcctgggttctctctctggctctgggcggggagtgggtgtggggggaggggctggagccaggacacctgggttctgtatGACTGGGCTAATGCAGCCCCTCAGCGGTTGGGCCCGTCTCCCCCACCACATGCTCAGCTCGCTCCTGCTCCTCTCTTGCAGAACTACAGCAGCGGGATGCGGCCCCCACCCAACTCGCTGGGCGGCCCTGGCATGCCCACCATGAACATGTAaggcccctctcctccccctgtaCCCCAgccacacctccctgccccccatgacCCACAAGGAGGGGCACAGAGCCAGCCCAGCGCCTGCAGGATGGGCTGGGGGCCACTGGGGGCCTGGCCCAGCACCAGATGGGGCTCCCTGGCACTGGGCAGAGGTCCCAGCCCAGCAGGATGCCGCCCGTCTGCTCCTGGCCATGGGCTGGGGCCTGCAGCTTCCCTCCTGGCAGTGACCCCTGGCCAACACCCAGCAcgccccctcaccccacctcaTGCTGCCTAGCAGAGCCTGAGTGATTGGCAGGAGTCCAGGCTGTCCCAGCACCATCTGATACCCTGGACAGACACACAGatctggggggggggacaggTTTCAGGGGGATGGCTGTCTGGGCCAATCCGGGGGAATCCATGGCTGGTGGGGAAACTGGGCATCCCCACAAATCATCCAAGTTTCCCAGCTGCCCGTgccaccctaccccacccccagcgACCTTGGATCCCAGTGCCGGGGCGCCCCCCCGCAGGACAGGGTgcatgcagtgggggtggggtacaGGGATCCTGGGGAAGTGCCAGCCTCACGCCTGTTTGTTTCAGGGGCCCAGGAGGGCGAGCGCCGTGGCCAAACCCCAACACCAACTCTGTGAGTCCTGGAGGAGGGGCATGGGGCAATGCATGGTGGAGGCCAGGCACAACTCACAGGGGGGAACGGGGCTGGGCACGACGCATAGCAGGGCACGGGGCCAGGCACGATGCATGTGGGGGGGACACGGGGCCAGGCAGAGTGCACGAGAGGGTGTGCGTGGCCGGGCACGATgcacagggggatggggggggcggCCAGGTATAATGCACGGGGGGACACAGGGCCGGGCACGACGCACAGGGCCGGGCATGATGCATGGGGGGGGGTCACGGGGCCAGGCACAATGCACGAGGGTGGGGGTGCGGACAGGCACAAtgcacaggggaggagggggggttacGATGCCCGGGGGAGGGCACATGGCCAGACACACTCCACGTGCACTTGGTGCTGACTTGTCTCCTCTCATCCCCCCACAGATCGCGTACTCCTCCTCGTCACCCGGAAGCTACGTGGTGAGTACCGCAGCTGCAatcggggggcagggaggtgctctgccccacagcatcatgctgagcaccccctgcaccccagcatgCAGGCCCTGCACCTTGGGGGCAGATTGTGTCCACGGGGCCCAGGCTGGCTCTGTGCCAGGGGCCAAGGCTCTAACGGCTCCTGTGCCTTTTGCTTTTCTCCCACAGGGCCCTCCAGGAGGCGGCGGCCCCCCCGGAACCCCCATCATGCCCAGCCCAGGAGGTGAAGTATCTGCATggtgtggggtggaggaggggggacgGACTTGGGGAACGGGGCGGGTGGCATTGCTCAGCCGGGAAGGTAAAAGCAACGGACACGTCTATGCCtcttgctggggggtggggagggggctgcacgGCCAGTGAACCCCGGTGAGCTCGTGCGTGGCTGCGCAGTGCCCGCCCCCTCTCGTGCTCTCTCGGGCTggcagcactgactctgctcTGCACCCCCACAGACTCCACAAACTCCAGCGAGAATATGTACACCATGATGAACCCCATCGGGCCCGCTGGGAACCGGCCAAACGTGAGTGCCCCCAACAGTGCCCCCCCACGGAGAGCTCTGGGCAGCCCAGGccttgccccaccccacagccaaagAGAGTTGATGGGGACCCAGCCACAGGCGCAGAGAGCAACTCCCAGCCAGGGATgttctgccagcgcccctcagccccaaccctgggctcccccttcccacagctctgccagtggcccctgccccacggagccctgccaggccaggcctgggctcccccttcccacagctccgccagtggcccccaccccacagatccctgccaggccagccctgggctcccccttcccacagctccaccggtgcccccctccccacagatccctgccaggccagccctgggctcccccttcccacagctccgcctgtgccccccaccccacagatccctgccaggccagccctgggctcccccttcccacagctccgccagtgccccccaccccacagatccctgccaggccagccctgggctcccccttcccacagctctgccagtggcccccgccccacggagccctgccagcccagccctgggctcccccttcccacagctccgccagtgccccccaccccacagatccctgccaggccagccctgggctcccccttcccacagctccgCCAGTGGCCCCCGCCCCACGGAGCCCTGCCaggccaggcctgggctcccccttcccacagctccaccggtgcccccctccccacagacccctgccagcccagccctgggctcccccttcccacagctccgccagtgccccccaccccacagatccctgccaggccagccctgggctcccccttcccacagctctgccagtggcccccgccccacggagccctgccagcccagccctgggctcccccttcccacagctccgccagtgtcccccaccccacagatccctgccaggccagccctgggctcccccttcccacagctctgccagtggcccccgccccacggagccctgccagcccagccctgggctcccccttcccacagctccgccagtgccccccaccccacagatccctgccaggccagccctgggctcccccttcccacagctctgccgaGGCCCCTCTCTCCGTCCCTGCTGCCCTTGGGCGTGCGGGGTGTTGTGGGGGGACAAGGAGGGCTTTGCTGGGTGGTTGGTGGCCATGGGCATGGCTGGCTGGCCACCCTGTGGCAGGTCAGGTCTGCGGTGCCCGAGGTTCTGTGCAGCAgcgtgcaggctccgggcagcccCAGGGAGTACCCGGGGCCAGAGCAATGCTGGGCACGTCCCTGAGGCCCGGCACCCATTTCCCCTTCACTCGCATCAGCTCGTGCATGGAGCCCTGGCCCCACTACGCCCGGGCAGCCTGTGCCCAGCACTGACGCACTCCCTTTTCCTTGCAGTTCCCCATGGGGCCTGGCCCCGATGGGCCCATGGGAGGCATGAACGCCATGGAGCCCCATCACATGAATGGATCCTTAGGTGGGTAGCACGGCCTCTTGCCCACCGGGGCCTGGCACTGCCCACACGAGCAGAGAGACAGCAGGACACCTGAGGCCCGCCCCGCAGCCTGGATCTGGCTGTGCCCTGACTGTTTGTGGGCAGGTCCCTTCCTCTCCTTTGGTGCTATCCCTGGTGTGCCAGGCTGGGAGCTCTGCGGTTCTGGCCCCTGCGCTCAGACCTGCCCCAGCCTCCCTGCGGGGGGAGGCTCAGCCCCTAGCTCTGCAGCTGCAGGTGGCCTATgggccagcagcacccccaggaggcTGCCTGTcagtgcctcccccacccccccagcatgtTAGCATCACTTCCGATGGtgcagggggaaactgaggcagagaggccacaaAGGCCTTACCTATATTGGGGGTGAGGGCAGTAGGGCTGACACTGCAGcatggcctgggctccctgggaggtggggcagggggcaccgttACCTGGTATTGGGCACTGCTAACAGGACCTGCTTGTCCTTCCAGGCTCTGGCGACATGGACGGGCTGCCAAAGGTGAGAGCACAGCACCCCACTTCCACCCGCTCCCTATGGGGGGGTTCCCCTGGGCTGAACTCCTCCCTGGGGCAccgccagccccctcccagggtgGGCGGTCTGTGTATCTCCCTTTCAAAGGGTCAGGGTCCTGCCAGCTGCTGGGGGTGCATCCCTGCCTTCTCTGGGcacagggggggggggggggtgactcTGCACATGGGCCCCACCCAGTGCTGCTGGGAGCTGTTGGCCTTTCACCcctggggtcagggggcagcagccccccccccccccaacccaggcTTTCCTGTGCCCCTGCAGAGCTCACCGAGTAACATGGCCGGGCTGAGCAACCCGCCCGGGACTCCACGGGACGACGGCGAGATGAGTGGCACCTTCTTAAACCCCTTCCAAAGCGACAGTGTAAGGGACAGCGTGGGCCCGCCGGGCAGGCGGAGAGGGCGGGGCGGGCGGGGCTCCCGGGGCGGGCGGGGCAGCTGCAAGGCATCGGCCATCCCCTGGAAGAACAAGCCTGGCACGGTTGGACCGGCGGTGGGAGCCCTGCGCTGGAGGAGCCTCCCCGAGGTGTgagctgccccagctccccctgccctgccctgcccccgccccagcgCGTCGGGCTGGCCCCGGCGGCCTCCCCCCGCCTGCTAACGCTCTGGTGTCTCCCGTCTCTCTAGTACTCGCCCAGCATGACAATGAGCGTGTGATCGGCTCGGACGTCCCGGCGCAGAGAGCCAGACGCCCCCGCGGTTCTAAACTATTTAAAACACTCGCAGGAACTGGCCGCCTGCCCTCCTGCCAGCACCCccctgtgtccccctcccccccagtgctcCATTGGCACCCCGCTCCCCCTCTCTTCCCACGCCAGGCAGAGGAGAAAACCACCAGAACCTGGGGCTGTGGGGTACATGGGGGGGGGGCCTGCTTGTGCTAGGCACGATGCTGTTCTTAGGCACGTGGGGGGGGGATGTGGAACCTGCTGACTGTAcggggggggcgggcagggggagagaaggggacaggACAGAGCTGCGGCTGCATCAGACAGCACctttgggggctgggagccagcgcACTGCTGGGGGGCAGGTCCAGCCACAGGCAGCCTCCTTCCCAGCCGGGCAGCAGAAGTGGGGCAGAAGGAGGCTGGGGATGAACTCCTGCCAGGGGCCAAGCCCCGCTGGGTTTGCTGCAAcactgccctgctgcccccatcccagcaggggttACAGACCACAGCTggcagctctgcctccagctcggcccagccccacacagcagggtggggggagggggggtattTATTTAAGGGTTCATTTTGCTGTGCAGGGTTTAATTTATCAtgggctccccccacacacccccacttGCTTCTCAGCTTCCAGGgatcccccaccctcaccccttccAGGGCCCTGGCCACACCAGAGCCTGCTGTGGACCCATGGGGCAGATTCTGCAGGTCTAAGCAGCAATCTGCCCCCTCAGGCCatcagcaggagctctgggctaacccccaccccctgtagTTATGCCACTTCTGTCAGCTGCTCCTAAGATATTTGCCAAGGTGAGGGGTACCCCCCCACACTGTACCCCTCCCTTTCTGCCCATGCTGCCCTGATAGCCATGCCTgcagtcccacagctcctcaagcccctgcccctgccagcaCCGGGGAGGCCTGGCACAGCCCTCCCCTGGCTGCCAGCTCAGCAGAGATGCCTCAGCCCCCTCATGGTGCCCAGTAACCCACCCCTCCGTTCCCATGAGCACCCCCAGGGCAGAGGAAATTGCACCCCCCATGTGATTGCTCCCAGCTCACCCAGGAGACCTGCTGCCCCCAGTGCTCTGCCCCCCCCAACCGTTCCACAGCTGGAAACACCCCATGGAGCCTCTAGGAAATAGGAGACCCCCTACAGCCCAGTCTGTTTGCTCAGCCACTGtgattcccccctgccccatccctgatggGCAGACTGGGCTCGGTTCCTGCCCTGCAGCAAAGGGAGGCAAGTGTATATAGGCCACCCCAGCAGCCCCCTTTGCCCCGGGCGCCCGCCTCTACCTGCTGTCAGGACCACTTTTAACTTTCATATGAAggattccctccacccccacttttATAAACATGAAGGACCTCAGCAGCAGCCCGGCCGTGCTCCCTCCAGCTCTCAACCCAGAGCCGCCTCCGCCCAGGCAAGGGGGCCTTAGCTGGGTTTCTGTTGCTGTTCGGGGTGAGCCTCCGCCTGCCTCACATGTGTGCTGTACCCGCCGCCGGCTGGGAGGGGATGCAGCCAGCTGGCGTAttgctgctgggggcagtgcctccCCTGCTAGGTTAGTGCGTCTGTGTAGGGATTTTGTCTGTTCTTTCTACTCTGAAGGCTTTAGACTGAAAGTTActtatcaaaacaaaaaacaaaaaaactaaaaaacaaaaaatccacccAAAAATACCTGCATCAATAAatgtaatttgatttttttcatagctCTGACTCTTGTCTCCCCCTTCCTCAGAGACCTTTTCCACAACCGCCCCCCCCCGGAACGATGTACCAGTGCAACAAGCACCATTGTACATTGAGCCTGGTGCCTCACCAAGCACCCTCCTCCTGCCGGAGTCCTGAATCCCACTTGCCTGCCCAGCATTCGCTGAGCCAGGACTCCCCCTTCACTGGGGGGCAGAGACATGGGACAGCTGGGGAAACCAAGGAAAAGACCCATGCCAGCTGGAGCTGGGTCTAGCCCCAGTCACAGATTTCAGGGCAGGGCTTGTGGGGCACACCCCAGGGGGACCCCTTTCACAGGAACACTGCTGGCTCTGGGCACACCCTTCCCAGAGAGGGCTGCAGGACACCAGGCAGTGCAGAgcgggattgggggggggggggagatgcagAGGGATCAGCAGAAACAGCCACGTGCATGCTCCCACTTTAttccaaaaacaaaaccaaacccaaacgtTTACAACTTCTATTTACTGTCAGAAGAGCCttggtggttgggggagggggctcctgtGCCCCCAAATTAATTCAAACTAAGAATCCCCCTACAAAATACAGCCCCCCAATGGGCCACGGGAGCACTgctcctgtcccccttcaggcTGACCCTGATCCCATCTCCAGAAGTGCAGTTCTGCCCACCATGTCTCAGCCCATACTCCCCTGGGAGCTGGGGGTCACTGTGGCCATAGGGCAGGGCCCTAGTTGTCAGCGTGCAGCTGAGCTTGCGAGGTGCCATGCCCGTTACTGGCCGGGCACAGGTAGCCGTTCACCTGGGCAGCTGCCCTCTTGAGGGAGATGGGGCACTCGGCCAGACGCGCTCGCTTCAGGCTCGGACATGGCCGCTGCATCTTGTGCTCCAGCAGCATGTGGTTCTGGGGGGGCAGCCCCACACaggccctgggggcaggaccagagagagcagcatgtcaggcgggagggggggcagaggccTTCTCAGCCAGCTGGACATCTCACAGACAGGGCACCACCAGGTCCCAGAGGGGCTCTCAGTACCAGGTCCCACGGGGGCTAATGCAACTTTCCCCATCCCTGCCAGGCTCAGCCGAGGGCCCAGGGGTTGGCGAAGGGAGTGGGCACCCCAGGCATggaggagagtggggagctgCAGTCAGTGCTGAGCTGGGGGTAGAGTGGCaccccaggggcagggggtgggagggcagagccaggggtacCTCAGGATGTTCTCGATGCAGCTCCTCTGCCGGAAGAGGGCGTTGACGACGGGGGAGCCCTCAGGCACCAGGGGCGCCTTGCACAGGAAGCCCAGAATGGACAGGACACTGTGGAAGCCCTGGAAGTCGGGGTCACTCTCGGTGCAGAAGCTGATGCGCTGGCAGAGCTCGGTCAGGATGGCCAGGTCCAGGATAATGGGGCTGGCCAGCAGGGAgtcctgggagtggggcagagtcaGTAGGGGGGCCAgggcccagctccccctccccaagggCCAGATGGGCCAATGCTCCCCCCAGCCGCTGCTTCTCCCTGTGGTGCcatcagggcagggaggggagaggcatgGACCTGGCCTGAGCTcgtccaggctggggggcagggtgaccCATGCCCAGGGACAGGAATTCCCagccctacctcacaggtgttGTGTATGACGATGGTGTTGGTGCCGCCCATCATGATCTCGGAGGTGTACTCATCCAGCGCCCGCTTGCTGTCTCCCACGTAGGGCACGTACTTAATCACCACCTGCAACCAAGAGCCACCTCAGCACTGGGCCCCGGAGCCACCCCCGGGCAGGGGCTTCAGggcagctcccccccacccccaaacagagCCAGGTACAAGTCCAGGGGACTCCCTCCACTGGGAC
The sequence above is a segment of the Gopherus evgoodei ecotype Sinaloan lineage chromosome 22, rGopEvg1_v1.p, whole genome shotgun sequence genome. Coding sequences within it:
- the SSBP4 gene encoding single-stranded DNA-binding protein 4 isoform X3 — translated: MYAKGKGSAVPSDSQAREKLALYVYEYLLHVGAQKSAQTFLSEIRWEKNITLGEPPGFLHSWWCVFWDLYCAAPDRRETCEHSSEAKAFHDYSAAAAPSPVMGNMPPNDGMPGGPMPPGFFQGPPGSQPSPHAQPPPHNPAAPMLGPHSQPFMSPRYPGGPRPSLRMPNQPPVGVPGSQPLLPNSMDPSTRSQGHPNMGGPMQRMNPPRGMAGMAPQNYSSGMRPPPNSLGGPGMPTMNMGPGGRAPWPNPNTNSIAYSSSSPGSYVGPPGGGGPPGTPIMPSPGDSTNSSENMYTMMNPIGPAGNRPNFPMGPGPDGPMGGMNAMEPHHMNGSLGSGDMDGLPKYSPSMTMSV
- the SSBP4 gene encoding single-stranded DNA-binding protein 4 isoform X1; protein product: MYAKGKGSAVPSDSQAREKLALYVYEYLLHVGAQKSAQTFLSEIRWEKNITLGEPPGFLHSWWCVFWDLYCAAPDRRETCEHSSEAKAFHDYSAAAAPSPVMGNMPPNDGMPGGPMPPGFFQGPPGSQPSPHAQPPPHNPAAPMLGPHSQPFMSPRYPGGPRPSLRMPNQPPVGVPGSQPLLPNSMDPSTRSQGHPNMGGPMQRMNPPRGMAGMAPQNYSSGMRPPPNSLGGPGMPTMNMGPGGRAPWPNPNTNSIAYSSSSPGSYVGPPGGGGPPGTPIMPSPGDSTNSSENMYTMMNPIGPAGNRPNFPMGPGPDGPMGGMNAMEPHHMNGSLGSGDMDGLPKSSPSNMAGLSNPPGTPRDDGEMSGTFLNPFQSDSYSPSMTMSV
- the SSBP4 gene encoding single-stranded DNA-binding protein 4 isoform X4 — encoded protein: MYAKGKGSAVPSDSQAREKLALYVYEYLLHVGAQKSAQTFLSEIRWEKNITLGEPPGFLHSWWCVFWDLYCAAPDRRETCEHSSEAKAFHDYSAAAAPSPVMGNMPPNDGMPGGPMPPGFFQPFMSPRYPGGPRPSLRMPNQPPVGVPGSQPLLPNSMDPSTRSQGHPNMGGPMQRMNPPRGMAGMAPQNYSSGMRPPPNSLGGPGMPTMNMGPGGRAPWPNPNTNSIAYSSSSPGSYVGPPGGGGPPGTPIMPSPGDSTNSSENMYTMMNPIGPAGNRPNFPMGPGPDGPMGGMNAMEPHHMNGSLGSGDMDGLPKYSPSMTMSV
- the SSBP4 gene encoding single-stranded DNA-binding protein 4 isoform X2: MYAKGKGSAVPSDSQAREKLALYVYEYLLHVGAQKSAQTFLSEIRWEKNITLGEPPGFLHSWWCVFWDLYCAAPDRRETCEHSSEAKAFHDYSAAAAPSPVMGNMPPNDGMPGGPMPPGFFQPFMSPRYPGGPRPSLRMPNQPPVGVPGSQPLLPNSMDPSTRSQGHPNMGGPMQRMNPPRGMAGMAPQNYSSGMRPPPNSLGGPGMPTMNMGPGGRAPWPNPNTNSIAYSSSSPGSYVGPPGGGGPPGTPIMPSPGDSTNSSENMYTMMNPIGPAGNRPNFPMGPGPDGPMGGMNAMEPHHMNGSLGSGDMDGLPKSSPSNMAGLSNPPGTPRDDGEMSGTFLNPFQSDSYSPSMTMSV